In one window of Cloacibacillus sp. DNA:
- a CDS encoding chloride channel protein: MENLNNKQEDDNSVRIDIEKPDSANIVRDEIWLMCTVVKWCFISIVTGVAVGLVAGGFLLALRYSMKITSTLGTLHYLLLFPGLLLSYYLVRMLAPQSAGHGTEAVIDAIHNRHRTLIDVKAVPVKIVATIVTISSGGSVGIEGPCAQIGSGVSYLLGRIFNMDDSDMKKIIICGIAAGFCAVFGTPVAGAIFAVEVLFVGQIFYDVLLPALISGIVGYFTASSIGAGHLPSYLVEIPQIGPGVLAMVLIAGVFFGLVAIMNVEGIHFINKMFIYYQITGWKRPVGGAVLLLATGILFGGDFLGLGSDVIQSMVMGERNLPLGFLIKIVAMGITLSAGGCGGEITPTLFVGASSGLLFAAIFGLDPSFCSALGVSAVLAASTNTPISGTILAMELFGAHIAAFAGVACAISYLVVGHRSLYPTQVLLSPKSRTFVIKKTEGGEQLVRRFDSISLHRIMRFYLERIKAKLIERR; this comes from the coding sequence ATGGAAAATTTAAATAATAAGCAGGAAGATGATAATTCTGTCAGAATAGATATAGAAAAGCCAGACAGCGCAAACATTGTGCGTGACGAGATCTGGCTTATGTGCACGGTCGTCAAGTGGTGCTTCATCTCGATCGTGACCGGCGTCGCCGTAGGCCTTGTCGCTGGAGGCTTCCTGCTCGCGCTGCGGTACTCGATGAAAATTACCTCAACACTGGGCACGCTGCATTATCTGCTGCTGTTTCCCGGCCTTCTCCTCAGCTATTATCTTGTGCGGATGCTCGCGCCGCAGTCCGCGGGCCACGGTACTGAGGCGGTGATCGACGCCATCCACAACCGACACAGGACGCTGATCGACGTCAAGGCCGTCCCCGTGAAGATCGTCGCTACGATCGTGACGATATCGTCGGGCGGCTCCGTCGGCATAGAGGGGCCGTGCGCCCAGATCGGCTCAGGCGTCTCCTATCTGCTTGGCCGCATATTCAATATGGACGACTCGGATATGAAAAAGATAATAATCTGCGGCATCGCGGCGGGTTTCTGCGCCGTCTTCGGCACGCCGGTGGCGGGCGCGATCTTCGCCGTCGAGGTGCTTTTTGTGGGACAGATATTTTACGATGTGCTTCTTCCGGCGCTTATCAGCGGCATCGTCGGCTATTTCACCGCCTCCAGCATCGGAGCGGGACATCTGCCCTCCTATCTGGTTGAGATACCGCAGATCGGTCCGGGAGTGCTGGCGATGGTCCTCATCGCTGGTGTATTCTTTGGCCTGGTGGCGATAATGAATGTCGAGGGCATCCATTTCATAAATAAGATGTTCATCTACTATCAGATAACAGGGTGGAAGCGCCCCGTAGGCGGCGCCGTGCTGCTTCTCGCTACCGGCATCCTGTTCGGCGGTGATTTTCTCGGCCTCGGAAGCGACGTCATCCAGTCGATGGTCATGGGAGAGAGAAACCTTCCGTTGGGCTTTCTCATTAAGATTGTTGCGATGGGCATCACCCTTTCCGCGGGCGGCTGCGGCGGCGAGATAACGCCTACGCTCTTTGTCGGGGCCTCGTCTGGTCTGCTTTTCGCGGCGATATTCGGCCTGGATCCCTCCTTCTGCAGCGCGCTCGGCGTCAGCGCCGTGCTCGCCGCTTCGACGAACACGCCTATATCTGGTACGATCCTTGCCATGGAGCTCTTTGGGGCGCATATCGCGGCCTTTGCCGGCGTCGCCTGTGCGATATCCTATCTTGTCGTCGGACATAGAAGCCTATATCCAACGCAGGTCCTGCTCTCTCCGAAGTCGCGTACCTTCGTCATCAAAAAGACGGAGGGCGGCGAGCAGTTGGTGCGGCGCTTTGACAGCATCTCGCTGCACCGTATCATGCGCTTTTATCTGGAGAGGATAAAGGCGAAGCTTATTGAGAGGAGATAG
- a CDS encoding GNAT family N-acetyltransferase, which translates to MKSNPEYYFYDSKLAISPADLQDLYRFTRWGRSRSLEQIEKMLKGTSMCFSIRHNGKLIAFCRVLTDFVFRGSLWDILVHPDYQGKGIGSQLLEYALGHPALRNVPVIVTYTSELTSFMGRLGFEPREGLLILQRRPMEYS; encoded by the coding sequence ATGAAATCAAATCCTGAATATTACTTCTACGACAGCAAACTGGCCATATCTCCCGCCGATCTGCAGGATCTATACCGTTTTACACGCTGGGGCAGGAGCCGCTCGCTCGAGCAGATCGAAAAAATGCTGAAAGGAACTAGCATGTGCTTCTCGATCCGCCACAACGGAAAACTGATCGCCTTCTGCCGCGTGCTCACGGACTTTGTATTCCGCGGCTCGCTGTGGGATATCCTCGTTCACCCCGACTATCAGGGCAAGGGCATAGGCTCGCAGCTGCTGGAATACGCGCTCGGCCACCCCGCGCTCAGGAACGTTCCCGTGATAGTCACCTACACAAGCGAGCTGACCTCCTTCATGGGGCGTCTGGGCTTCGAGCCGCGCGAAGGCTTGCTGATACTGCAGCGCCGGCCGATGGAGTATTCATAA
- a CDS encoding alcohol dehydrogenase, whose protein sequence is MLILACQKCGELVVLAGSPDASGTARAMWTCSKCGAGQLLELTITKDTRRGDLRKIVGGMVLAAKPNNKRYAFIKEGMPDEIKS, encoded by the coding sequence ATGCTTATTTTAGCCTGTCAAAAATGCGGCGAGCTTGTGGTGCTCGCCGGTTCGCCGGACGCCAGCGGCACGGCGCGCGCCATGTGGACCTGCAGCAAGTGCGGGGCCGGGCAGTTGCTTGAGCTGACGATCACAAAAGATACAAGACGCGGGGACCTGCGCAAGATCGTCGGCGGCATGGTGCTCGCGGCAAAGCCAAATAATAAGAGGTACGCCTTCATAAAGGAAGGGATGCCTGATGAAATCAAATCCTGA
- a CDS encoding DUF3084 domain-containing protein, translated as MFEIFHDINWILLGALIIVSALVSWAGDVIGMKLGKKRITFLKIRPKYTSRIISVLTGVGIAIATIFVLSAASEQVRTALFSMQVIQRQLISTREELKKNEESMGRMEIDLFQSRGDLSEKESELRQVEEKLENGMKSLNETRAKLAAMTRMRDETEAEQAVLQKENDRLLAESKKLDASVKALKAESESLKSGIQRLREGRIAAFTGEILAQGVMTDSIITAQQVDQYIDRLRSEARALLAYRFGGKTPESVKLPEVAAESAAKVRERLTHSPGRWLLRLTALSNAVEGEAVQAQIEAYRSRLIYREKQLLYSHTFEPDTPRHKIEETVFQALKSLNQKAANDGVLRDPISGNVGSIDTGEFITALDKISQVKSSIKLEILTARDIYSEGPLRVKFVLK; from the coding sequence TTGTTTGAGATTTTTCATGACATAAACTGGATATTGCTCGGCGCGCTGATCATCGTCAGCGCTCTCGTCTCATGGGCCGGCGACGTCATCGGCATGAAACTCGGCAAAAAACGTATAACATTCTTAAAGATCCGTCCTAAATATACCTCACGCATCATATCGGTGCTGACCGGCGTCGGCATCGCCATTGCCACGATCTTCGTCCTCAGCGCCGCCTCCGAACAGGTGCGCACGGCGCTCTTCAGCATGCAGGTCATCCAGCGCCAGCTGATATCGACAAGGGAAGAGCTCAAAAAGAACGAAGAATCTATGGGGCGCATGGAGATAGACCTCTTCCAGAGCCGCGGCGACCTCTCGGAAAAAGAGTCGGAGCTGCGGCAGGTCGAAGAAAAACTGGAGAACGGCATGAAAAGCCTCAACGAAACGCGCGCCAAGCTTGCCGCGATGACGCGGATGCGCGACGAAACGGAGGCCGAACAGGCCGTCCTGCAAAAAGAAAACGACAGACTGCTCGCCGAGAGCAAAAAACTTGACGCCTCGGTCAAAGCGCTCAAAGCGGAGTCCGAATCGCTCAAGTCCGGTATCCAGCGTCTGCGCGAGGGACGCATCGCCGCCTTTACAGGAGAGATATTGGCCCAGGGGGTGATGACCGATTCCATCATCACGGCGCAGCAGGTAGACCAGTACATTGACAGGCTGCGCAGCGAGGCGCGCGCGCTGCTCGCCTACCGTTTTGGCGGAAAAACACCTGAGTCGGTGAAGCTGCCGGAGGTGGCGGCGGAATCAGCCGCCAAGGTCAGAGAACGCCTGACACACAGCCCAGGGCGCTGGCTGCTGCGGCTTACGGCGCTGAGCAACGCGGTGGAGGGGGAGGCGGTACAGGCACAGATAGAGGCTTACCGTTCGCGGCTGATATACAGAGAAAAACAACTGCTCTACTCGCATACCTTTGAGCCGGACACGCCGCGGCATAAGATAGAGGAGACGGTATTCCAGGCATTGAAGTCGCTCAACCAGAAGGCCGCCAACGACGGCGTGCTGCGCGACCCGATCTCCGGCAACGTCGGCTCCATCGACACGGGAGAATTTATCACGGCGCTCGATAAAATATCACAGGTCAAAAGCAGCATAAAGCTGGAGATACTTACCGCGAGGGATATTTACAGCGAAGGGCCTCTGAGGGTAAAATTTGTCCTAAAGTAA
- a CDS encoding ABC transporter permease — translation MIAISEVFLASLTALRRNKTRSMLTALGIIIGVAAVIAAFAVGAGANKSIDEQISSFGSNFIMVFPDRPGRSTTGVTRYLTYDDAQAIEKEVSGVDAVAPMINLSATLIYENTNWSSSVVGSTKEYSYVQEWNIESGRDINASDVRQGAKVTVIGKTVVDKLFGGENPVGKAIRINKIPYTVVGIFEAKGLSAMGSDQDDFVLVPLTSAQRRLVRWKTAGRIGNIYIKGVSMEALSYIQNETEALLRERHKIKPGDADDFAVRNVSQMLEARRKTTTIMSMLLGSIAFISLVVGGIGIMNIMLVSVTERTREIGIRMAVGATERDIRMQFLIEAVVLSMIGGTIGIMLGVAAGYALSSFTSAPPVFTLMSIVLAFVFSAMVGVGFGYYPAYKASLLNPIDALKYE, via the coding sequence ATGATAGCCATATCCGAAGTATTTTTAGCCTCCCTCACGGCGCTGCGCCGTAACAAGACCCGCTCCATGCTGACGGCGCTCGGGATAATCATCGGCGTCGCCGCCGTCATCGCGGCCTTCGCAGTCGGCGCGGGAGCCAACAAAAGTATCGACGAGCAGATATCCTCTTTCGGAAGCAACTTTATCATGGTCTTTCCCGACAGGCCCGGCCGTTCGACGACGGGAGTCACGCGCTACCTGACCTACGACGACGCCCAGGCGATCGAAAAAGAGGTCTCCGGCGTGGACGCCGTGGCTCCGATGATAAACCTCTCCGCGACGCTCATCTATGAAAACACAAACTGGAGCTCGAGCGTCGTCGGCAGCACGAAAGAATACTCTTACGTGCAGGAATGGAACATAGAATCCGGCCGCGACATCAATGCGAGCGACGTGCGCCAGGGCGCGAAAGTCACCGTCATCGGCAAAACGGTTGTGGACAAGCTCTTTGGCGGTGAAAACCCCGTAGGCAAGGCGATCAGAATAAATAAGATCCCCTATACGGTGGTCGGCATCTTTGAGGCGAAGGGGCTATCCGCGATGGGAAGCGATCAGGATGATTTCGTCCTCGTACCGCTGACGTCGGCGCAGAGAAGGCTTGTGCGCTGGAAGACCGCGGGACGCATCGGCAACATCTACATAAAGGGCGTCTCGATGGAGGCCCTCTCCTACATACAGAACGAGACCGAGGCCCTTCTGCGCGAACGGCACAAGATAAAGCCGGGCGACGCCGACGACTTCGCGGTGCGCAACGTCTCGCAGATGCTCGAGGCGCGCCGCAAGACGACGACGATAATGTCGATGCTGCTCGGCTCGATCGCCTTCATCTCGCTTGTCGTCGGCGGCATCGGGATAATGAACATCATGCTTGTCTCGGTGACCGAGCGCACGCGCGAGATAGGCATCAGGATGGCCGTAGGGGCGACGGAGAGGGACATCAGGATGCAGTTCCTCATCGAAGCCGTCGTCCTCTCGATGATCGGCGGCACGATCGGGATAATGCTCGGCGTGGCAGCGGGATATGCCCTGTCCTCCTTCACCTCAGCGCCGCCGGTCTTCACGCTGATGTCGATCGTGCTTGCCTTCGTCTTCTCGGCGATGGTCGGCGTGGGTTTCGGCTACTACCCGGCCTACAAGGCTTCCCTGCTGAATCCGATCGACGCGCTGAAATACGAATAA
- a CDS encoding ABC transporter ATP-binding protein — protein sequence MALVELKDIKKSFLLGGEEVEILHGVNLSVEEGEFVAMMGPSGSGKSTTMNILGCLDRPTGGEYLLDGVRVAEMDSDELAHIRNRMIGFVFQGFNLLPKTTALENVELPLLYAGVPRSERHEKAKQALVEMGLQERLYHEPSQLSGGQQQRVAIARGIVNRAPILMADEPTGNLDSKTSDEIMALFHRLNDEGMTIILVTHEYDVALYAKRILHFRDGLIIKDEINEKRRSVSPVQSAQGRAVA from the coding sequence ATGGCTCTTGTTGAACTCAAGGATATAAAAAAGAGCTTTTTGCTGGGAGGCGAAGAGGTCGAGATACTCCACGGAGTCAATCTCAGCGTAGAGGAGGGGGAGTTTGTCGCGATGATGGGCCCCTCCGGCTCGGGGAAGTCGACGACGATGAACATCCTTGGCTGCCTCGACCGTCCGACGGGCGGAGAGTACCTCCTTGACGGCGTGCGGGTCGCGGAGATGGACAGCGACGAGCTGGCCCACATCAGAAACAGAATGATAGGCTTTGTCTTTCAGGGCTTCAACCTGCTGCCAAAGACGACGGCGCTGGAAAATGTGGAGCTTCCGCTGCTCTATGCGGGAGTGCCGCGCTCGGAGCGCCACGAAAAAGCGAAACAGGCGCTGGTAGAGATGGGGCTGCAGGAGCGCCTCTATCACGAACCCTCCCAGCTCTCCGGCGGCCAGCAGCAGCGGGTGGCGATCGCGCGCGGCATCGTCAACCGCGCGCCGATACTGATGGCGGACGAGCCTACGGGAAACCTGGACTCTAAAACCAGCGACGAGATAATGGCCCTCTTCCACCGCCTCAATGACGAGGGGATGACGATCATACTGGTCACGCACGAATATGACGTCGCCCTCTACGCGAAGCGCATCCTGCACTTCCGCGACGGGCTGATCATAAAGGACGAGATAAACGAAAAAAGGCGCAGCGTTTCGCCGGTACAGAGCGCGCAGGGGAGGGCAGTCGCATGA
- a CDS encoding efflux RND transporter periplasmic adaptor subunit: MENKTVKRGKTLKLAAAIAAAAVVAAGGFYYWSTREDEIQYKTVAVTRSDIRSTIQATGTLNPVETVDVGTQISGTIKELYFDYNSRVKEGQLIALMDSATQAAEVSQAEATVASAQADVLNAQAALDVAAKDLSRTRELAKRDLIAKADVDTDTSTWLKAKANLAAAEAKVAQYRATLEKSRINLNYTRIYSPVDGVVVAKNVEEGQTVAASYQTPSIAEIARDLTQMQVEVNVDEADIGGVHEGQQTIFNVDTYPADSFEGKVTQVRLSPTTTDNVVTYTVIVKVQNPDGKLLPGMTANVSLILESREDVLVVPNSAFRFKPSNGQSAEMGMPGPGGGHKQNVAAVTKPAVYTLDKKKPVKVEVEKGITDGQNTEILSGIKEGERVITGIIVPKEES; the protein is encoded by the coding sequence ATGGAGAATAAGACAGTGAAGAGGGGCAAAACTCTTAAATTGGCCGCGGCAATCGCCGCGGCGGCGGTGGTGGCCGCCGGAGGCTTTTATTACTGGAGCACCCGCGAGGATGAGATACAGTACAAGACCGTAGCCGTGACGCGCTCCGATATCCGCTCGACGATACAGGCCACCGGCACACTGAACCCGGTCGAAACGGTCGACGTCGGTACGCAGATATCCGGCACGATCAAGGAACTCTATTTTGACTACAACAGCCGTGTGAAAGAGGGGCAGCTGATCGCCCTCATGGACTCCGCCACGCAGGCGGCGGAGGTGTCGCAGGCGGAGGCGACCGTGGCCTCCGCGCAGGCGGACGTGCTTAACGCCCAGGCCGCGCTTGACGTTGCGGCCAAAGACCTGTCGCGCACCCGCGAGCTTGCGAAGCGCGACCTTATCGCGAAGGCCGATGTGGATACGGATACCAGCACCTGGCTCAAGGCGAAGGCAAACCTCGCGGCGGCGGAGGCGAAGGTGGCGCAGTACCGCGCGACGCTGGAAAAATCGCGGATCAACCTCAATTATACGAGAATATATTCGCCGGTTGACGGCGTAGTCGTGGCAAAGAACGTTGAAGAGGGGCAGACGGTGGCCGCCAGCTACCAGACTCCCTCCATCGCGGAGATCGCGCGCGACCTGACCCAGATGCAGGTCGAGGTGAATGTGGACGAGGCGGATATCGGCGGCGTCCACGAGGGACAGCAGACGATATTCAACGTCGACACCTATCCTGCCGACAGCTTCGAGGGCAAGGTGACGCAGGTGCGCCTCTCGCCCACGACGACGGATAACGTCGTGACCTACACGGTCATCGTAAAGGTACAGAACCCGGACGGCAAGCTGCTGCCCGGCATGACGGCGAACGTTTCGCTCATACTTGAAAGCCGCGAAGATGTCCTCGTCGTTCCCAACAGCGCCTTCCGCTTCAAACCGTCAAACGGCCAGTCAGCGGAGATGGGGATGCCCGGCCCAGGAGGCGGACATAAACAGAACGTCGCCGCGGTGACTAAACCCGCCGTCTACACGCTCGATAAGAAAAAACCCGTGAAGGTGGAGGTGGAGAAAGGCATCACCGACGGACAGAACACCGAAATACTTTCCGGAATCAAGGAGGGCGAGCGCGTAATAACGGGCATCATCGTTCCCAAGGAGGAGAGTTAG
- a CDS encoding TolC family protein, with the protein MKIAALRWPLACAALMFCAAASWGAPLTIEECLSSAMKNNPDLLAAEEKITAQRATIGQAASAGRPQLSAGSSYSRGGDGLSEDNNSGSYSGNVRVEQSISDWGRREAKVEGAQLSTEAAAADYRSTREGVIQDVYSAYYGLNRAMRENIVAKTRYDNFEKRLKWAQSYYEVGTKPKIEVTKAEADLAASKLAVVKSQASMEQFKAELANAIGQPMLEISEVEDILGYEEWNIPLDEAVKRAMAQRPELIAKQRRVEYASTNLTVQMKGLSPSISASAGYDIYGSSPLDSSEWSAKLSLSVPISDGGLTKSRVEQASAELRTAQAEIKSLSNSVTLEVRKAWEALREAKESLVSSLEAERSAKATLDLAEGRYAAGVGDNLEISDAVDSYATASANRVLALYNCKTAQLDLEKAMGGLKYGE; encoded by the coding sequence ATGAAAATAGCCGCATTACGATGGCCTCTGGCCTGCGCGGCGCTGATGTTCTGCGCCGCGGCCTCCTGGGGGGCGCCGCTGACGATCGAGGAGTGTCTTTCCTCCGCGATGAAAAATAATCCTGACCTCCTGGCCGCGGAGGAAAAAATCACGGCGCAGCGCGCCACTATCGGGCAGGCGGCCTCTGCCGGACGCCCGCAGCTTTCGGCGGGAAGCTCCTATTCACGCGGAGGAGACGGACTGTCGGAAGATAACAACAGCGGTTCCTATTCCGGCAATGTGAGGGTCGAACAGTCGATCAGCGACTGGGGACGCCGCGAGGCGAAGGTGGAGGGCGCGCAGCTCTCTACGGAAGCGGCGGCGGCGGACTACCGGAGCACGCGTGAAGGCGTGATCCAGGACGTTTACAGCGCCTACTACGGACTTAACCGCGCGATGCGTGAAAATATAGTCGCCAAGACCCGCTATGATAACTTTGAAAAACGCCTTAAATGGGCGCAGTCTTACTACGAAGTCGGAACCAAGCCCAAGATCGAAGTTACGAAGGCGGAGGCCGATCTCGCCGCCTCAAAGCTGGCGGTCGTCAAAAGCCAGGCCTCGATGGAGCAGTTCAAGGCGGAGCTCGCGAACGCGATAGGCCAGCCGATGCTTGAGATCAGCGAGGTGGAGGATATCCTCGGCTATGAGGAATGGAACATTCCGCTAGACGAAGCCGTGAAAAGGGCGATGGCACAGCGACCCGAACTGATCGCGAAACAGCGGCGCGTCGAATATGCCTCCACGAACCTCACAGTGCAGATGAAGGGACTCTCCCCTTCGATCTCCGCCTCCGCGGGCTACGACATATACGGATCGTCGCCCCTTGACAGCAGCGAATGGAGCGCGAAGCTCTCCCTCTCGGTGCCAATCTCCGATGGCGGTTTGACTAAGAGCAGGGTAGAACAGGCGAGCGCCGAGCTCCGCACCGCGCAGGCCGAGATAAAGAGCCTCTCAAACAGCGTTACGCTTGAGGTGCGCAAGGCCTGGGAGGCGCTGCGCGAGGCGAAAGAATCGCTTGTCTCCTCTCTGGAGGCGGAGCGCAGCGCGAAGGCGACGCTGGACCTCGCCGAGGGGCGTTACGCCGCCGGTGTCGGTGATAACCTTGAAATTTCAGACGCGGTCGACAGCTACGCGACGGCGTCCGCCAACAGGGTGCTTGCCCTGTACAACTGCAAGACGGCACAGCTTGACCTTGAAAAGGCCATGGGAGGTCTGAAATATGGAGAATAA
- a CDS encoding HAMP domain-containing sensor histidine kinase — protein sequence MNVKRSLRTKLIFQYMVIVIVCMLVIPTAISELLDRQFRGFATDRLRENEVEIAEFFAKMYIENGSWHGCSFFPRGSDFLRWPMVMVQLFDADGIEVRSYSRMMKREGHHNKNPQPMVFKGDLVVSSREIVIDGVRVGEVRFTCLPFNNSPEGGFLRKFNRIMYYAVALMLVIAAMIAVFMAYRISRPVLNAAKRAQQISHGKYRMEDRMESDITELQALIDSVDRLGDSLEAQEELRKRLLSDIAHELRNPVTIIKSHLEAIEDGVWEPTPERIRLTVSEVDRLSQLICEVEKLTYIESAGHSLALENIDATSVIERAALVFDPLYKNKGVELKRDIEPNVMMVMDGAKIRQVIENLLSNALRYTDPGGTVSVSMHSDADEMRIDVADSGIGIAKEDLPYIFERFYRTDVSRARTSGGIGIGLAIVKAIVEAHDGTITVTSVHGEGSRFTVRIPRKNRE from the coding sequence ATGAATGTAAAGCGCTCCCTGCGGACGAAGCTGATCTTTCAATATATGGTGATCGTCATCGTCTGCATGCTCGTCATTCCGACGGCCATCTCCGAACTGCTCGACCGGCAGTTCCGCGGTTTTGCGACCGACCGCCTGCGTGAGAACGAGGTGGAGATCGCGGAGTTTTTCGCCAAGATGTACATTGAAAACGGTTCGTGGCACGGATGCAGCTTCTTTCCGCGCGGCTCCGACTTTTTGCGCTGGCCGATGGTGATGGTGCAGCTTTTTGACGCGGACGGCATCGAGGTGCGCTCATACAGCCGCATGATGAAGCGTGAGGGGCATCACAATAAGAACCCTCAGCCGATGGTATTCAAAGGAGACTTGGTCGTCAGCAGCAGGGAGATCGTTATTGACGGCGTGCGGGTGGGCGAGGTGCGCTTTACCTGTCTGCCCTTTAATAACAGTCCCGAGGGCGGGTTCCTGCGCAAGTTCAACCGCATCATGTATTACGCGGTCGCCCTTATGCTCGTCATCGCCGCGATGATCGCGGTCTTTATGGCCTACCGCATCAGCCGCCCCGTCCTGAACGCGGCAAAGCGCGCGCAGCAGATCAGCCACGGCAAGTACCGCATGGAGGACAGGATGGAGTCTGATATCACTGAGCTGCAGGCACTGATCGACAGCGTAGACCGTCTCGGCGACAGCCTTGAGGCTCAGGAGGAGCTGCGTAAGCGGCTGTTAAGCGATATCGCTCATGAACTGCGTAATCCTGTGACTATAATTAAGTCGCACCTTGAGGCGATCGAAGATGGGGTATGGGAGCCGACGCCGGAGCGTATCCGGCTCACGGTGAGCGAAGTGGACCGTCTTTCGCAGCTTATCTGCGAGGTGGAGAAGCTGACCTATATCGAGAGCGCGGGGCATTCCCTGGCTCTTGAGAATATAGACGCCACATCGGTGATCGAAAGGGCGGCGCTGGTATTCGATCCGCTCTATAAGAACAAGGGAGTCGAACTTAAGCGTGATATCGAACCGAACGTGATGATGGTCATGGACGGCGCGAAGATCCGCCAGGTGATTGAGAACCTTCTCTCGAACGCGCTGCGCTATACGGACCCCGGAGGTACGGTCTCGGTGTCGATGCACAGCGACGCGGATGAGATGAGGATTGATGTTGCCGACAGCGGTATCGGTATCGCCAAGGAGGACCTTCCATATATATTTGAACGCTTCTATCGGACGGATGTCTCTCGGGCAAGGACGAGCGGCGGGATCGGCATCGGCCTCGCCATCGTGAAGGCGATCGTCGAGGCGCATGACGGGACGATAACCGTCACGAGCGTACACGGCGAAGGCAGCCGTTTCACCGTCAGGATACCAAGGAAAAACCGGGAATAA
- a CDS encoding response regulator transcription factor, whose protein sequence is MKILIIEDELAIAEVEKAYIEREGYGAEIAQDGLDGLAKFRADSFDLVLLDLMLPGMAGTDVCREIRRSSNAPILMVTAKSGEDDIVAGLDAGADDYIVKPFSPKILMARIRANLRKNGAAEGGAGSDVITVGDSLVIDPQNFTVKKNGEEISLTRNEFMILSKMAARPEKTWSRDDLITYALGYEYDGFERSIDSYIKNIRKKLCDPEHENGYIRTVHGFGYKISE, encoded by the coding sequence ATGAAGATACTTATCATTGAGGATGAATTGGCGATAGCGGAGGTCGAAAAGGCCTATATAGAACGCGAGGGCTACGGAGCGGAGATCGCTCAGGACGGCCTGGATGGACTCGCCAAGTTTCGCGCCGACTCTTTTGACCTTGTGCTGCTCGATCTGATGCTCCCCGGTATGGCCGGCACCGATGTCTGCCGGGAGATACGCCGCAGCTCCAACGCCCCGATCCTCATGGTGACGGCGAAGAGCGGCGAGGACGATATCGTCGCCGGGCTCGACGCGGGGGCGGACGATTATATTGTGAAGCCATTTTCACCAAAGATATTGATGGCGCGCATTCGGGCGAACCTGCGCAAGAACGGCGCAGCCGAGGGCGGCGCCGGCTCGGATGTCATTACAGTGGGCGATTCGCTTGTGATCGACCCGCAGAATTTTACCGTTAAGAAGAACGGCGAAGAGATTTCCCTTACACGCAACGAATTTATGATCCTTTCAAAGATGGCGGCGCGTCCCGAAAAGACGTGGAGCCGCGACGACCTTATCACCTACGCGCTTGGCTATGAATATGACGGCTTTGAGCGCTCAATCGACAGCTATATCAAGAATATCCGCAAAAAACTATGTGACCCGGAGCATGAGAACGGCTATATACGCACCGTTCACGGCTTTGGATACAAGATATCGGAGTAG